Proteins encoded within one genomic window of Prochlorococcus marinus str. MIT 9515:
- the polA gene encoding DNA polymerase I, whose product MSLKSQDSKKPVLLLVDGHSLAFRSFYAFSKGVDGGLTTKEGFPTSVTYGFLKSLLDNCKKVSAEGVCITFDTEKPTFRHELDPNYKANRDVAPDVFFQDIEQLEIILKESLNLPIFKSPGFEADDLLGTIANDASSKGWCVNILSGDRDLFQLVDDQKDIYVLYMGGGPYAKSGNPTLMNENGVKEKLGVYPDRVVDLKALTGDSSDNIPGIKGVGPKTAINLLKENDTLDGIYKTLDIIQKNEDKKYQGFIKGAVMEKLKNDKFNAYLSRNLAKIDVEVPLVLNNGYELNEINQDSLSESLKKLELSTLLRQVDIFNSAFSKGGFNKNNEEKHKDKESKDSPSTDLEEIENKLPKIKVNIVNDSESLDQLVKRLEITKEIVALDTETNSLNPLDAELVGIGFCLGEESNDLFYIPLGHQSQKDEMNQLAIEDVFLNLRTWIESPEKEKTLQNCKFDRQIFYNHGLNLSGVTFDTLLADYILNNQEKHGLSEICFREFGFKPPSFKETVGKNKDFSFVDINHASIYCGYDVFLTYKIAKIFKERFRKEKKELTKLFKEIELPLEQVLSGMEMSGISIDITYLNELSRELKSTLANIEENVFEIAKQEFNLSSPKQLGEILFDKLNLDKKKSRKTKTGWSTDAVVLERLVEEHEIIPYLIKHRTLSKLLSTYIDALPNLINKKTGRVHTNFNQAATATGRLSSSNPNLQNIPVRTEFSRRIRKAFLPEKGWKLLSADYSQIELRILAHLANEEILITAFHQNDDIHSLTARLIFEKKDINSDERRVGKTINFGVIYGMGIKKFARSTGVSTTEAKEFLIKYKKRYAKIFKFLELQERLALSKGYVETIFGRKREFKFDKNGLGRLIGKEPYEIDLQTARKAGMEAQSLRAAANAPIQGSSADIIKIAMVQLNKKLLEMNIPVKMLLQVHDELLFEVKPDFLEITKQLVKETMEDCVKLKVPLLVDIGVGNNWMETK is encoded by the coding sequence ATGAGTTTGAAATCACAAGACTCAAAAAAACCAGTTTTACTTTTAGTTGATGGACATTCTCTCGCTTTTAGAAGTTTCTATGCGTTTAGCAAAGGAGTTGATGGAGGATTAACCACTAAAGAAGGATTCCCAACAAGTGTCACTTATGGATTTTTAAAAAGCCTTCTAGATAATTGCAAAAAAGTCAGTGCTGAAGGAGTTTGTATTACTTTTGATACAGAAAAACCAACTTTCAGACATGAATTAGATCCAAATTACAAAGCCAATAGGGATGTAGCTCCAGATGTTTTTTTTCAAGATATTGAACAACTAGAAATCATCTTAAAAGAAAGCCTTAATTTACCTATTTTCAAATCCCCAGGATTCGAAGCTGATGATCTATTAGGAACAATCGCTAATGATGCATCCTCAAAAGGTTGGTGTGTAAATATTCTTTCTGGGGATCGAGATTTATTTCAATTAGTTGATGATCAAAAAGATATTTATGTTCTCTATATGGGCGGAGGTCCTTATGCTAAAAGTGGGAATCCGACTTTAATGAATGAAAACGGAGTCAAAGAAAAACTAGGAGTTTATCCAGATAGAGTTGTCGATCTTAAGGCCTTGACCGGCGACAGTTCTGATAATATTCCAGGAATAAAAGGTGTAGGACCAAAAACTGCAATTAATTTATTAAAAGAGAATGATACCTTAGACGGTATTTATAAAACCTTGGATATTATTCAAAAAAATGAGGATAAAAAATATCAGGGATTTATAAAAGGAGCCGTTATGGAAAAGCTAAAAAATGATAAATTCAATGCTTATCTTTCAAGAAATTTAGCAAAGATAGATGTTGAAGTTCCCTTGGTATTGAACAATGGATATGAACTAAATGAAATAAATCAAGACTCTCTATCGGAATCCCTTAAAAAACTTGAATTATCAACTTTACTGAGGCAAGTTGATATTTTCAATTCAGCCTTTAGTAAAGGTGGTTTTAATAAAAATAATGAGGAAAAACATAAGGACAAAGAATCAAAAGATTCACCGTCAACAGATTTAGAAGAAATAGAAAATAAACTCCCAAAAATCAAAGTAAATATAGTTAATGATTCAGAATCACTAGATCAACTCGTTAAAAGATTAGAGATTACTAAGGAGATTGTTGCCTTAGACACTGAGACAAATAGTTTAAATCCTCTAGATGCAGAACTTGTTGGTATAGGTTTTTGTCTTGGCGAAGAGAGTAATGATCTGTTTTATATACCCCTTGGTCATCAATCGCAAAAAGATGAGATGAATCAATTAGCAATTGAAGATGTATTCCTTAATTTAAGAACTTGGATTGAAAGTCCAGAGAAAGAAAAAACTCTTCAAAATTGTAAATTTGATAGACAAATATTTTATAATCATGGGTTAAATCTAAGCGGAGTTACTTTTGATACCCTACTAGCAGACTACATTCTCAATAATCAGGAAAAGCATGGATTAAGTGAAATTTGTTTTAGAGAATTTGGATTTAAGCCACCATCTTTTAAAGAAACAGTTGGAAAAAATAAAGACTTTTCATTTGTCGACATTAATCATGCAAGTATTTACTGCGGTTATGATGTATTTCTAACTTACAAAATTGCGAAAATTTTTAAAGAAAGATTTAGAAAAGAAAAAAAAGAATTAACAAAATTATTTAAAGAAATCGAATTACCTTTAGAGCAAGTTTTATCAGGAATGGAGATGAGTGGCATCAGCATAGATATCACTTATTTAAATGAACTTTCTAGAGAATTAAAAAGTACCTTAGCAAATATTGAGGAAAATGTTTTTGAAATAGCAAAACAAGAATTTAATTTATCTTCTCCAAAACAACTTGGCGAAATATTGTTTGATAAGTTAAATCTTGATAAAAAAAAATCAAGGAAAACAAAAACAGGTTGGAGTACTGATGCAGTTGTTCTCGAAAGATTAGTTGAAGAACATGAGATAATTCCCTATCTAATAAAACATAGAACTCTTAGTAAACTTTTAAGTACATATATTGATGCTCTTCCCAACCTAATAAATAAAAAAACTGGAAGAGTTCATACTAATTTTAATCAAGCAGCCACCGCCACTGGGCGATTAAGCAGTAGCAATCCAAATCTTCAGAATATCCCTGTCAGAACCGAATTCAGTAGAAGAATAAGAAAAGCCTTCTTGCCTGAAAAAGGTTGGAAATTATTATCAGCAGATTATTCTCAAATTGAATTAAGAATATTAGCTCACTTAGCCAATGAAGAAATTCTTATAACTGCGTTCCACCAAAATGATGATATTCACTCTTTAACAGCGCGATTAATTTTTGAAAAGAAAGATATAAATTCTGACGAAAGAAGAGTTGGTAAAACTATTAATTTTGGAGTTATTTATGGAATGGGAATAAAAAAATTCGCACGTTCTACAGGTGTAAGTACGACAGAGGCAAAAGAATTTTTAATTAAATACAAAAAAAGATATGCCAAAATTTTTAAATTTCTAGAACTTCAAGAAAGGCTTGCTCTCTCAAAAGGTTATGTAGAAACTATTTTCGGAAGGAAAAGGGAATTTAAATTTGATAAAAATGGTCTTGGTAGATTAATCGGAAAAGAACCGTATGAAATAGATTTACAAACTGCTAGGAAAGCTGGAATGGAAGCTCAATCATTAAGAGCCGCTGCAAATGCTCCTATTCAGGGTTCTAGTGCTGACATTATAAAAATAGCTATGGTTCAATTAAACAAAAAATTATTAGAGATGAATATTCCAGTTAAAATGCTTTTACAAGTTCACGATGAATTATTATTCGAGGTGAAACCAGATTTCTTAGAAATAACAAAGCAATTAGTTAAAGAAACTATGGAAGATTGTGTAAAATTAAAAGTACCACTTCTAGTGGATATTGGAGTTGGAAATAACTGGATGGAAACCAAATAA